One genomic window of Oncorhynchus nerka isolate Pitt River unplaced genomic scaffold, Oner_Uvic_2.0 unplaced_scaffold_993, whole genome shotgun sequence includes the following:
- the LOC135570291 gene encoding HUWE1-associated protein modifying stress responses-like, whose amino-acid sequence MEEKKEKEGEAEIQEHGPEHWFSKWERQCLAEAERQEPSDDESEQSQQKLWHLFQNSATAVAQLYKDRVCQQQGLSLWVPFQNAATAVTNLYKESLESHQRSYELGVQRAYQRRNKDMLAWVKKRRRNIRREDLISFLCGKAPPPRNPRRDAQTPKHGHALSVMSPGRPPSTESGSSVEADLQPFREAIALHGLSGAMASISVRSGAPGSPTHLTRDSPVTPQPGRNRRNGLHDVDLNTFIAEEMALHLENAAATAAANRKRASAQCSDVITDSPTHKRNRML is encoded by the exons atggaggagaagaaggagaaggagggcgAAGCGGAGATCCAGGAGCACGGTCCCGAACATTGGTTCTCCAAATGGGAGCGGCAGTGTTTGGCCGAAGCGGAGCGACAGGAGCCGAGCGACGACGAGTCGGAGCAAAGTCAGCAGAAACTATGGCATCTTTTCCAAAATTCAGCCACTGCGGTCGCACAACTATACAAAG acaGAGTTTGTCAACAGCAGGGTCTGTCTCTCTGGGTTCCCTTCCAGAACGCAGCTACTGCCGTCACCAACCTATACAAAG AGTCACTAGAGTCCCACCAGCGGAGCTATGAGTTGGGGGTCCAGCGCGCGTACCAGCGTCGTAACAAAGACATGCTGGCCTgggtgaagaagaggaggagaaacatcaGGAGGGAGGACCTCATCAGCTTTTTGTGTGGCAAGGCCCCGCCCCCACGCAACCCCCGTCGCGACGCACAGACACCTAAACACGGCCACGCCCTCTCTGTGATGTCACCCGGCAGGCCGCCGTCCACGGAGAGCGGGTCGTCTGTCGAGGCTGACCTGCAGCCCTTCAGAGAGGCCATCGCACTGCACG GCCTGAGTGGGGCGATGGCCAGTATATCCGTTCGTTCCGGTGCCCCTGGCTCTCCGACGCACCTAACACGCGACAGCCCCGTCACTCCGCAGCCGGGTCGTAACCGTAGGAACGGTCTCCACGACGTCGACCTGAACACCTTCATCGCCGAGGAGATGGCGCTCCATTTGGAGAACGCCGCGGCAACCGCTGCAGCCAATAGGAAGAGGGCGTCTGCCCAGTGCAGTGACGTCATCACAGACTCGCCCACCCATAAACGCAACCGGATGCTCTGA